In Struthio camelus isolate bStrCam1 chromosome 13, bStrCam1.hap1, whole genome shotgun sequence, the following are encoded in one genomic region:
- the LOC138069147 gene encoding uncharacterized protein isoform X2 produces the protein MAPRIRLSISKPLPTIREAHEEALEDLTSNPKRSATASQTSNTFANLDSYSSEDYIQAICHLARPTFPGFPERKVPKHRVQDRKILKVPEDMSWSSTLAGTQQEASKCKFTNFISNVVPLGKAMPILDGAETDLHCRDDPLAQIYTQAGRPCYSTGPLGSKSSSSDYSLCNSSSHLHTPGGEIHPPSTKGKATEKLNLPRAFGFPRLPSPRPEQKEMVCSELKCLRRDDGVVSGSNHGQKENGAVFIDGEEISLCSARGKGPGNRVLHCSLSKRSCLFKIADADEKEERESPHRDKKVMGAVPNKQQYTERFQVAQKPVVHNWISEHRCVWKEAKLKACLLPAIAEV, from the coding sequence ATGGCACCCCGGATAAGACTGAGCATTTCAAAGCCTCTCCCAACCATACGTGAAGCCCATGAAGAAGCATTGGAAGATTTAACCAGCAACCCAAAGCGCTCAGCCACCGCGAGCCAAACATCAAACACCTTTGCCAACTTAGACTCTTACTCCAGTGAAGACTACATCCAGGCCATCTGCCACCTTGCCAGGCCCACCTTTCCAggctttcctgaaagaaaagtcCCCAAACATAGGGTTCAAGACAGAAAGATCTTGAAGGTCCCTGAGGACATGTCTTGGTCCTCAACGCTTGCTGGCACCCAGCAGGAAGCATCAAAATGTAAATTCACCAATTTCATCTCAAATGTGGTGCCACTAGGAAAAGCTATGCCTATTCTTGATGGCGCAGAAACTGACCTCCATTGCAGAGATGACCCCCTGGCGCAGATATACACACAGGCAGGAAGGCCCTGCTACTCTACAGGTCCCTTGGGTAGTAAAAGCTCTAGCAGTGATTACTCACTGTGTAATTCTTCCAGCCATCTGCATACCCCAGGTGGTGAAATCCATCCCCCAAGCACAAAAGGAAAAGCCACAGAGAAACTGAATTTGCCGCGAGCGTTTGGTTTCCCAAGGCTTCCCTCTCCAAGACCTGAGCAGAAAGAAATGGTCTGCTCAGAGCTGAAGTGTCTCAGAAGGGATGATGGAGTAGTTTCGGGAAGTAACCATGGTCAGAAAGAAAACGGTGCTGTGTTTATTGATGGGGAAGAGATATCGCTGTGCTCTGCCAGAGGGAAGGGGCCAGGAAACAGGGTTTTGCACTGCTCTTTAAGCAAGCGGAGTTGTTTGTTCAAAATAGCAGATGCTgatgaaaaggaagagagagaatctCCTCACCGTGACAAAAAAGTAATGGGTGCTGTCCCTAATAAGCAGCAATACACTGAGCGCTTCCAGGTAGCTCAAAAACCCGTGGTCCATAACTGGATTTCAGAGCACAGATGCGTCTGGAAAGAGGCAAAGTTAAAAGCTTGTTTGCTCCCAGCTATTGCTGAAGTATGA
- the LOC138069147 gene encoding uncharacterized protein isoform X1, with translation MHGSVLASVCRALTARAGGREDAGPRGAESLPLAGGEQAMAPRIRLSISKPLPTIREAHEEALEDLTSNPKRSATASQTSNTFANLDSYSSEDYIQAICHLARPTFPGFPERKVPKHRVQDRKILKVPEDMSWSSTLAGTQQEASKCKFTNFISNVVPLGKAMPILDGAETDLHCRDDPLAQIYTQAGRPCYSTGPLGSKSSSSDYSLCNSSSHLHTPGGEIHPPSTKGKATEKLNLPRAFGFPRLPSPRPEQKEMVCSELKCLRRDDGVVSGSNHGQKENGAVFIDGEEISLCSARGKGPGNRVLHCSLSKRSCLFKIADADEKEERESPHRDKKVMGAVPNKQQYTERFQVAQKPVVHNWISEHRCVWKEAKLKACLLPAIAEV, from the exons ATGCACGGTTCAGTTTTAGCCAGCGTCTGTCGTGCGCTGACAGcgcgggcaggagggagagaggacgCGGGACCGCGCGGAGCCGAAAGCCTCCCGCTTGCCGGGGGGGAGCAAG CCATGGCACCCCGGATAAGACTGAGCATTTCAAAGCCTCTCCCAACCATACGTGAAGCCCATGAAGAAGCATTGGAAGATTTAACCAGCAACCCAAAGCGCTCAGCCACCGCGAGCCAAACATCAAACACCTTTGCCAACTTAGACTCTTACTCCAGTGAAGACTACATCCAGGCCATCTGCCACCTTGCCAGGCCCACCTTTCCAggctttcctgaaagaaaagtcCCCAAACATAGGGTTCAAGACAGAAAGATCTTGAAGGTCCCTGAGGACATGTCTTGGTCCTCAACGCTTGCTGGCACCCAGCAGGAAGCATCAAAATGTAAATTCACCAATTTCATCTCAAATGTGGTGCCACTAGGAAAAGCTATGCCTATTCTTGATGGCGCAGAAACTGACCTCCATTGCAGAGATGACCCCCTGGCGCAGATATACACACAGGCAGGAAGGCCCTGCTACTCTACAGGTCCCTTGGGTAGTAAAAGCTCTAGCAGTGATTACTCACTGTGTAATTCTTCCAGCCATCTGCATACCCCAGGTGGTGAAATCCATCCCCCAAGCACAAAAGGAAAAGCCACAGAGAAACTGAATTTGCCGCGAGCGTTTGGTTTCCCAAGGCTTCCCTCTCCAAGACCTGAGCAGAAAGAAATGGTCTGCTCAGAGCTGAAGTGTCTCAGAAGGGATGATGGAGTAGTTTCGGGAAGTAACCATGGTCAGAAAGAAAACGGTGCTGTGTTTATTGATGGGGAAGAGATATCGCTGTGCTCTGCCAGAGGGAAGGGGCCAGGAAACAGGGTTTTGCACTGCTCTTTAAGCAAGCGGAGTTGTTTGTTCAAAATAGCAGATGCTgatgaaaaggaagagagagaatctCCTCACCGTGACAAAAAAGTAATGGGTGCTGTCCCTAATAAGCAGCAATACACTGAGCGCTTCCAGGTAGCTCAAAAACCCGTGGTCCATAACTGGATTTCAGAGCACAGATGCGTCTGGAAAGAGGCAAAGTTAAAAGCTTGTTTGCTCCCAGCTATTGCTGAAGTATGA